The region CCAATTCATTCAATCTATGCAGAGTCTTATCATAGGTCTTATGTGGAAGAACCTGTATTCTTCACTTTTCAGGGTTATATAACAGGAGATATAAGAGGGCACATGTGACATGTTCTCATTGTCCTAAATGTTAGCCTGCCTGCCTCACATGATAAATTCATAGAGGTTGTTAAGCCACGGtaattgatgtatttatgtTTGTCACTTTACCAACATAggactaaataaataatagatatttgcaaaaattaaattaaatataaataatatattgatttaaataattctaaaattttggtgagaaattTGGTGCACATACTATCTCCATACATTGGTTtgtggggtaaattttttaagtaagtcgctaaattttggtttattttgactttgattattgaacttcaatttgtattaatttgatcatttaactttaatttgatttcaccggtcaataaatcaaggatttcaactCCTAATTGATTACATACATATTTGAAAATCTGAGTCAATCCTCCCCATGACATATTATTAATTCTATTAAAGGTGTCCATATGCCATCGACAAAGAGccacattatttatttttggatcaaaatctTTTAATTTACTACCcagtgaaattaaattaaaattaaataactaaattaatataaattgaagtttagtGATGAGAGTGAAAATGAAacgaattttttaatttcttagtaaaaaaatttaccattgGTTTGTGTCTGTGTGGTTTTTTATCGAACACGTTATGTGCGCATCAATCCTCTTATCATCATATCCCTCAAGCTTGGGATTTATGTCTCGGCATTTTCTCAAACACTTCGTGTGCACAAACGATGGTTTTCTCCGCAAACCCACTCGCTCTGAGCGTCCCTGAGCCGGCTTTCGAGGCCTGGCTCCGCGACACGGGCTACCTCGAGGTGCTTGACTCCCAACCCGTCCCTCCCCCCTCCGCCGATCGCCGGAGCAAACCCACCACCGCAGCCACCATAGCCCCAGCCATCGGTGGTactactaacttcttctcctcAGCTCTCTCCTGCTTCCGAACCCTAGTCTCTATAACCACTCTCAATCCCTTCGCCAAGCTCGTCCCCGATGACTTCACTGCCCCAACCCCCTCCTGGACTTCCGCCTTCATCGGCCCTGCTTATTCCTACTCATGGCCGCCGGACCCCGCGCAGGCCCGCATGAGGGTGCAGGAGAACGTCCGGCGGTATGTGCGCAACTACGCGGCTCTTGccattgttttctttgcttGCTCTCTGTGAGTCCActgccttcttttttttttttctccccttAATTGGAGTTCTTTTTGAGATTGTTTTGATGTTCTGTTCTTCTGGATGGTAGGTATCAGATGCCAATTTCTTTGTTGGGATTGGTTTTGTGTTTGGGTTTGTGGGAGCTGTTGAGATTTTGCTGTGATAAATTGGAACTGGAGCTGCTGTACCCGGGGCTGAGGCAAGTGTTGATTAGGATCACTCAAATTGGTGAGCTATCAATGGCTTCTTGCAATGTTCCAGATAGAAATTTTATATATGGCTTTCTTGATTGTTTTAGTCACTTTAGAATTTGTCATTTTTCTAGATCATGCATACCATTCATGTCTCAATTTGACACTTCTTGATcttcttgaaaaaaatagaaaaaggggATGTCAAACAAGAAAGTGCAGTGATTGGGCAAGTTTTGTTAAGTCTATGGGAAAAAGCTTGTTAAGGTTGATCTTTATGGTAAAACTTGCTGTTGAGCTATAAATATTCTGGAAGGTCCAGTTATTTATTGCGTTCAAAAAATTCTTCTGTTTTGTCTGACTTCTTTTGAAgatatattaatgtttgttcatgaaacaaaagaaagaattttGATGAAATCCACCAGAAAGTGATTTTGGTATGAGTGCAAGCTAGGGAACGTAGGAAATTGCTATGACTATAGCTAGGTGGAGTAAAACTTCTGTTATTGACCTTGAGCATTCTTCATAATAGAGCTAAACCGGTGAAATTTTGGGATTTCTACTCATTGATATAGGATTTGGAAGTATCTAAAATGCATCCCTATGCCACATATAGAGGGGAAATTTACCTGCCATGAACCCATGACTCCTGccaatgtgtgatgctagtggcTGAGCCTGTATGCCTTTACATCAAATCAGATTTGATATGCTCTTTGTACTGCTGTTTAACTAGTCTTCTATCTCATGATAGGCCTAATTGAGATTTCCCTCTTAAACTGGTTGGTATTTATCCTGCCCTATATTGGGCTGCACTGTCTGCATGTTACTGCTTATATCACAGTTTCCTTGTGCTCATGCGTAAAATCCCTGATAATCTAAATATTCAGTTAATGTAACAATGATTTAAATCAGTTACATATAGTGATTTGAAAGTAACAGGGTTTCCTTGCTTTGGTTCT is a window of Dioscorea cayenensis subsp. rotundata cultivar TDr96_F1 chromosome 5, TDr96_F1_v2_PseudoChromosome.rev07_lg8_w22 25.fasta, whole genome shotgun sequence DNA encoding:
- the LOC120261964 gene encoding PRA1 family protein H; this encodes MVFSANPLALSVPEPAFEAWLRDTGYLEVLDSQPVPPPSADRRSKPTTAATIAPAIGGTTNFFSSALSCFRTLVSITTLNPFAKLVPDDFTAPTPSWTSAFIGPAYSYSWPPDPAQARMRVQENVRRYVRNYAALAIVFFACSLYQMPISLLGLVLCLGLWELLRFCCDKLELELLYPGLRQVLIRITQIAAAVVLYLCNMQMVLICAISVSYLVMILHASLRKLTPTKQSNRQRQSLTRTTRLSSHVF